One part of the Mesorhizobium loti genome encodes these proteins:
- a CDS encoding branched-chain amino acid aminotransferase — protein sequence MTLAAAESATALPAIEQRHQDQRQYPHGVAFMDGQYLPMSEAKVSVLDWGFLHSDATYDTVHVWDGRFFRLDLHLDRFFRGMEKLRMKLPYDRSQIEKILSTCVALSGHKSAYVEMICTRGGSPTFSRDPRQSENRFIAFAVPFGSVANKEQLERGLHVAISNTVRIPPKSIDPTIKNYHWLDLVKGLFDAYDYGAETALIVDINDNIAEGPGFNVFTVKDGRLKTPAYGVLAGITRQTVFDLCCELGLSVSAGDIDRNELKGADEVFITSTAGGIMPVSKIDETVVGDGKVGALTRRLTDLYWEKHADPAWSTPINYA from the coding sequence ATGACACTTGCTGCAGCGGAATCTGCAACGGCTCTCCCAGCCATAGAGCAGCGGCACCAGGATCAACGGCAATATCCTCACGGCGTGGCCTTCATGGATGGTCAGTACCTGCCGATGTCCGAAGCCAAGGTGTCCGTTCTGGACTGGGGCTTTCTGCATTCCGATGCCACCTATGATACCGTTCATGTATGGGACGGGAGGTTCTTCAGGCTGGACCTGCATCTGGACCGGTTCTTCCGGGGGATGGAAAAGCTGCGCATGAAGCTTCCCTACGACCGCAGTCAGATCGAAAAAATCCTGTCGACCTGTGTGGCTCTATCTGGGCACAAGTCGGCGTACGTCGAGATGATCTGCACGCGAGGCGGCTCGCCCACCTTTAGTCGTGATCCGCGCCAGTCGGAGAACAGGTTCATCGCATTCGCGGTGCCTTTTGGGTCGGTCGCCAACAAGGAGCAACTGGAGCGCGGCCTGCATGTCGCTATCAGCAACACCGTCCGGATCCCGCCCAAATCGATCGATCCGACCATCAAGAATTATCACTGGCTCGATCTCGTGAAGGGACTGTTCGATGCGTACGACTACGGTGCCGAAACTGCATTGATCGTCGACATCAACGACAACATTGCCGAAGGGCCTGGCTTCAACGTTTTCACCGTCAAAGATGGCCGCTTGAAGACCCCGGCTTATGGCGTCCTTGCCGGCATTACCCGGCAGACCGTATTTGATCTATGCTGCGAATTAGGCCTCTCGGTCAGCGCCGGCGACATTGATCGCAATGAGCTGAAGGGTGCCGATGAGGTTTTCATCACGTCCACTGCGGGCGGGATCATGCCGGTGTCCAAGATTGACGAAACCGTAGTGGGCGATGGCAAGGTTGGCGCTCTGACTCGCCGGCTGACAGACCTGTATTGGGAGAAGCATGCCGATCCGGCATGGTCGACCCCGATAAATTACGCATAG
- a CDS encoding 2-amino-3-ketobutyrate coenzyme A ligase, whose protein sequence is MTDAFISHLSSELTGLKSAGLYKSERVITSTQSAEIEVGGDKVLNFCANNYLGLADSPELRTAAKGALDRYGYGMASVRFICGTQEEHKELEATISSFLGMDDTILYGSCFDANGGLFETLLGEEDAIISDALNHASIIDGVRLSKAKRFRYANNDMADLEARLKEAKDCRFRLIATDGVFSMDGIIANLKGVCDLADKYDAMVMVDDSHAVGFVGKNGRGSAEHCGVEGRVDIITGTLGKALGGASGGYTSGKSQVVDWLRQRSRPYLFSNTLMPAIAGASIKVFDLIRNGDVLRERLYANAARFRSEMGKLGFTLAGADHPIIPVMLGEATLAQEMAARMLKRGIYVIGFSFPVVPKGQARIRTQMSAAHSSADIDRAVAAFAAAARELSII, encoded by the coding sequence ATGACTGACGCCTTCATTTCTCATCTCTCGAGCGAACTCACGGGCCTGAAATCCGCCGGGCTCTACAAATCCGAACGGGTCATCACCTCGACGCAGTCGGCCGAGATCGAGGTCGGCGGCGACAAGGTTCTGAACTTCTGCGCCAACAACTATCTCGGCCTTGCCGACAGCCCCGAATTGCGCACCGCAGCCAAAGGCGCGCTCGACCGCTATGGCTACGGCATGGCTTCGGTGCGCTTCATCTGCGGCACGCAGGAAGAGCACAAGGAGCTCGAGGCCACGATTTCGTCCTTCCTCGGTATGGACGACACCATCCTTTACGGCTCCTGTTTCGACGCCAATGGCGGTCTGTTCGAGACGCTGCTCGGCGAGGAGGACGCCATCATCTCGGACGCGCTGAACCATGCCTCGATCATCGACGGCGTCAGGCTGTCGAAGGCAAAGCGCTTCCGCTACGCCAACAACGACATGGCCGATCTCGAAGCCCGGCTGAAGGAGGCCAAGGATTGCCGCTTCCGGCTGATCGCCACCGACGGCGTGTTCTCCATGGACGGCATCATCGCCAACCTGAAAGGCGTCTGCGACCTTGCCGACAAATACGATGCGATGGTCATGGTCGACGACAGCCATGCGGTCGGCTTCGTCGGCAAAAATGGCCGAGGTTCGGCCGAGCATTGCGGCGTCGAGGGCAGGGTCGACATCATCACCGGCACGCTCGGCAAGGCGCTTGGCGGCGCTTCCGGCGGCTACACCTCAGGCAAGAGCCAGGTGGTCGACTGGCTGCGCCAGCGCTCGCGGCCCTATCTCTTCTCCAACACGCTGATGCCGGCGATCGCCGGCGCCTCGATCAAGGTGTTCGATCTGATCCGCAATGGCGACGTCCTGCGCGAGCGCCTCTATGCCAATGCGGCGCGGTTCAGGTCTGAAATGGGCAAGCTTGGCTTTACGCTGGCCGGTGCCGACCATCCGATCATTCCGGTGATGCTGGGCGAGGCGACACTGGCGCAGGAGATGGCGGCGCGCATGCTGAAGCGCGGCATCTATGTCATTGGCTTTTCCTTCCCGGTGGTGCCGAAGGGCCAGGCGCGCATCCGCACGCAAATGTCGGCGGCGCATTCCAGCGCCGATATCGATCGTGCGGTGGCGGCGTTTGCGGCGGCAGCTAGGGAACTTTCGATAATCTGA